DNA sequence from the Paenibacillus azoreducens genome:
GGTCACGAAGGGTTATTCTTCTAGCGAGGAACGTAAAAAGGGGTTAAATGAATTATACAAGTTCAAATCTTATCATAAAAGCAATGATTTGGCAAGGGTTGGTTTGAAGCAATATTTCAACGTGGAATTTTAATGCGAAGATGTTTTGATTTTTTTGCTCCGCTTGGGCGGGGCTTTTCTTGGCATATCAGAAAGTATAAATTTCCGGGGTCCCCGCAAAGTAATCGGAATAGGCTTCGAAGGTCACGCGTCACTTTGTGGGGTTGAGTTTCCGGGGTCCCCGCAAAGTAATCGGAATAAGCATCGAAGGTCATGCGTCACTTTGTGGGGTTGTTTTGTTTGTTATATCATTTTATACAAAAAGATATATTTTACTGAGAATATAGTCATAAATTCCAGTCTTTCGACCGATATACATAGTATTAATGGACTATATACTCTTATAAAAAGGAAGGCTAAGGCTCTATGGATACCGAATCTGCTTGTCCGGAGACAAGAAATCTGTACCGGACTTTTTTTTATAAGTTGCTGCGAAATTATGTGGTCGGTTCGTTGTTGGTTATTTTGATTGCGGGAAGCTCTGTCGTATTGGCGACATTGAATTTGCCCCCGGAGGAACACCGCAGGCTCGGATTCATTATGCTGTTGTCGCTAGCTGTCATGACGATCGTCGAACTGATTGTTTTTTTGCGCCATATCAAGCCAATCCGTCAAGGCTTAAATTCAGGTGCAGGCTTGAAGAAGTTAAAGGCGGCATATGTTCAAACGCACCGGCTGCCGCTTTTAACCGTGTTTCGGATTTTGGTGCCTCATCTGCTGGGTTTCTCCGTTCCGGCGGTTATATTGACTTCCTGCCTGCTTAGCAGAGGGCTGCTGAATTTCCCGGTTCTGTACATGTTGGGGGCGTCTTTGGGGGCGCTGGTGATTGCGGGCATGCATGCCATGCTGGATTTTTTCCTGACTACAGCCGCCATCCGCCCGCTGCTGGTTGATCTCAAGATACAGGCTAATAAGAAGTATCAGGTTGAACTGAATGCCAAAGGATATAAGTTTTTATCGATAAGGCCGAAGTTTCTGATCAGCGGCATGCTGATCGGTACGTCGCCGCTGCTGCTGTTCAGCCTGGTTGTGCATTTCCGGCTACAAAATTCGGATGCGGGCCTTTTTCAGAATTACTGGAGTTGGGCGGGGGTGATCCTTCTTATCGCTGCTGCTTTCACTTATATGGGGGCGCGGCTGATCACGCAGGATATCGAGCGACCGATTTCCCAGCTGTACGATGCGATGAATGACATCAAGGAAGGGCAAATGACGAAAATCCCAAACATTTATTCGGATGAATTCTCCAAACTTGTTTCCGGATTCAACATGATGGTTGGCTCGCTGCAGCATCGCGAGAAGCAGAGCCAGGTTATGCTGGACAGCTATTTCGTGGCGCTTGCGGCAGCACTCGATGCGCGGGACCCGTATACCGCCGGTCATTCACTCCGTGTGGCCGAATACTCGGAGCTGATCGGCAGGCTTTGCAGCATGTCAACAGAGGAACTGGCCATCATCCGGAAGTCGGCGCTGCTGCATGACATTGGCAAAATCGGCATCAGCGACACCG
Encoded proteins:
- a CDS encoding HD domain-containing phosphohydrolase; translation: MDTESACPETRNLYRTFFYKLLRNYVVGSLLVILIAGSSVVLATLNLPPEEHRRLGFIMLLSLAVMTIVELIVFLRHIKPIRQGLNSGAGLKKLKAAYVQTHRLPLLTVFRILVPHLLGFSVPAVILTSCLLSRGLLNFPVLYMLGASLGALVIAGMHAMLDFFLTTAAIRPLLVDLKIQANKKYQVELNAKGYKFLSIRPKFLISGMLIGTSPLLLFSLVVHFRLQNSDAGLFQNYWSWAGVILLIAAAFTYMGARLITQDIERPISQLYDAMNDIKEGQMTKIPNIYSDEFSKLVSGFNMMVGSLQHREKQSQVMLDSYFVALAAALDARDPYTAGHSLRVAEYSELIGRLCSMSTEELAIIRKSALLHDIGKIGISDTVLLKEGRLTDEEFNQIKAHPILGENILVQIEPKDEMAPLLPGVRSHHERYDGQGYPDGLAGEDIPVLGRIIAVADAYDAMTSDRPYRRGMAPSIALLILEEGKGSQWDPAFAQVFVDHMRAQLFSMRKGRA